In the Leptospira johnsonii genome, one interval contains:
- a CDS encoding YhjD/YihY/BrkB family envelope integrity protein produces the protein MNSHPNTKYSRFFDYIPDAGLGRKLNFTVRVLAASAYRFAKDECLIKASGISYTTIVSLIPMLVVALSLLTITSGLDNRKEEIFDKINAFFLVSNINLDINPYLDTLGELIDAARQIGAIGFILLVFSATTVLRSLENSFNSIWRIEEKRSVLQEFVFYFFVLSIGPLLLVIGDNLAKKVTDVFRPPHYLSMDKDLENHIWISGENGTLFRMDSGLKQDYYLDEKDIDLKNIRCLDSFGVRVDFCEKPDISKENFVRVSIKDGKVYALSEKGLFLSRPVDGSVWNAIYFDNSNFKDFEYINEGNFYLIFSNGEVLHFFAQGRSYKPVFTNVLKIRANRVYFPEPYLGYIVDEDGNVWKSEDGGYTWNSTKITGHGLKDIHRIRPGELFVTGERGSVFKTEDGGYTWKNLSHKRYTFSKVWSVENEESADIFLLDALGNILVSIDGGEHWNTFYIPAKGKVFASGLLDRSENGRFRLLNIGEYRKISLSEYKDVKYETIILQGGESVFSPYNILKFFFPLIGIWLFFLALFTLIPNTKVPIRASSWGAGFTSVIFLIFLYGFQVYITSFSETTMIVYKALASIPIFLIGVYSLSLIVLFGAEVTACVQYPERYYAPFQLIEEHHTAFSYEFRKLIGVLKAVYLVQKESKIAPRNGDLAIKSGLHTEEIPRLTKTLSEAGLLVETNEGGAWLPVVSGEDLSLGDFYRRIPEPLLKEDPSFHVYPDKVRDKMDKAETSLQKDLDAISFRDLID, from the coding sequence ATGAATTCTCATCCGAATACAAAGTACAGTAGATTTTTCGATTATATTCCGGACGCGGGTTTAGGACGAAAACTGAATTTTACAGTCCGTGTTTTGGCTGCTTCTGCCTATCGTTTTGCCAAAGACGAATGCCTTATTAAGGCTTCCGGTATTTCCTATACTACGATCGTTTCTTTGATCCCTATGCTTGTTGTGGCACTTTCACTTTTAACTATCACTTCCGGGCTGGACAATCGTAAGGAAGAAATATTCGATAAAATTAATGCATTCTTTTTAGTCAGTAATATCAATCTGGATATCAATCCGTACTTGGATACTTTAGGAGAATTGATCGATGCCGCTAGACAGATAGGTGCCATCGGCTTTATTCTTTTAGTATTCTCGGCGACCACTGTATTAAGATCTTTGGAGAATTCTTTTAACTCCATCTGGAGGATAGAAGAAAAAAGATCGGTTCTACAAGAATTCGTATTTTACTTTTTTGTTCTTTCTATCGGCCCTCTGCTACTTGTGATCGGAGACAATCTGGCTAAGAAAGTGACAGATGTATTTCGTCCTCCTCATTATCTGAGTATGGACAAGGATCTAGAAAATCATATCTGGATCTCTGGGGAGAATGGTACACTCTTTCGCATGGATTCAGGTCTCAAACAAGATTATTATCTGGATGAAAAAGATATCGATCTGAAAAACATTCGTTGTCTGGATTCTTTCGGGGTTCGTGTGGACTTTTGCGAAAAACCGGATATCTCTAAGGAAAACTTTGTTCGAGTTTCCATCAAAGATGGAAAAGTATATGCTCTCTCCGAAAAGGGATTATTTCTCTCCCGGCCCGTGGACGGCTCCGTATGGAACGCAATCTATTTCGATAATTCTAATTTTAAAGATTTTGAATATATAAATGAAGGGAATTTTTATTTGATCTTCTCCAACGGAGAAGTCCTACATTTTTTCGCTCAGGGAAGAAGTTATAAACCGGTATTCACAAATGTCCTGAAGATCCGAGCGAATAGGGTCTATTTTCCGGAACCTTACCTAGGATATATCGTGGATGAGGACGGGAATGTTTGGAAGAGCGAGGACGGTGGCTACACCTGGAATTCAACCAAGATCACAGGCCATGGACTTAAAGACATCCATAGAATTCGCCCCGGAGAACTTTTTGTCACGGGAGAAAGAGGTTCCGTTTTCAAAACGGAAGATGGCGGATACACTTGGAAAAACCTAAGTCATAAAAGATACACATTCAGCAAGGTTTGGTCCGTAGAAAATGAAGAATCAGCGGATATTTTCCTTTTGGACGCTCTCGGAAATATTTTAGTCTCCATAGACGGGGGAGAACATTGGAATACTTTTTATATTCCAGCAAAAGGCAAAGTGTTCGCATCCGGACTTCTGGACAGAAGTGAAAATGGAAGATTCAGATTATTGAATATTGGAGAATACAGAAAGATCAGCCTTTCAGAATACAAAGATGTGAAATACGAGACAATCATCCTGCAAGGAGGAGAATCAGTATTCTCACCTTATAATATTCTAAAATTCTTCTTCCCATTGATCGGGATCTGGCTATTCTTCTTGGCATTATTCACTCTGATCCCGAATACAAAGGTCCCTATCCGCGCATCCTCTTGGGGAGCCGGATTCACTAGCGTGATCTTTTTGATCTTCCTCTATGGATTTCAGGTGTATATCACCTCATTCTCCGAAACTACGATGATCGTGTATAAGGCATTAGCCTCCATCCCTATCTTCTTGATCGGAGTTTATTCCTTATCGTTGATCGTTCTATTCGGAGCCGAAGTGACCGCTTGCGTGCAATACCCGGAAAGATATTATGCACCTTTCCAATTGATAGAAGAACATCATACTGCCTTTAGTTACGAATTCAGAAAATTGATCGGAGTTTTGAAAGCAGTCTATTTAGTCCAAAAAGAAAGTAAGATCGCTCCTCGCAATGGCGACCTTGCGATCAAATCTGGACTTCATACGGAAGAAATCCCAAGGCTTACCAAAACATTATCAGAAGCAGGATTGCTCGTAGAGACGAATGAAGGAGGAGCCTGGCTGCCAGTTGTATCCGGAGAAGATCTCAGTTTGGGAGATTTTTATCGTAGGATTCCGGAACCTCTATTAAAGGAAGATCCTTCTTTCCATGTGTATCCGGATAAAGTAAGAGATAAAATGGACAAGGCGGAAACTTCTCTGCAAAAAGACCTGGATGCGATCAGTTTCAGGGATTTGATCGATTAA
- a CDS encoding SDR family oxidoreductase codes for MNSFFKDKVVWITGASSGIGEALASELKDSGAKLILSARREEELIRVKEELGKTDEDCLVLPFDLENYSYIENLPDQAILKFGKVDVLINNGGISQRSFAHETSMSTYKSLMNVDFFGNIALSLAVLPHFRERKQGWIVSVSSVAGKFGVPLRTGYSAAKFALSGFYEALRAENSKENLKVLLVYPGFVRTKISENAFSGNGSKHGKLDPGIRSGIGADECAREILNSIALGKNEIVIAGPKEKFGIFLHKYFPRVFAYQISKAKVV; via the coding sequence ATCAATTCATTTTTTAAAGATAAGGTTGTCTGGATTACCGGAGCTTCTTCCGGAATAGGTGAGGCGCTGGCATCGGAGTTGAAAGATTCCGGTGCTAAATTGATTCTTTCCGCAAGAAGAGAAGAGGAGCTAATTCGAGTAAAAGAAGAATTAGGAAAAACTGATGAAGACTGTTTGGTTCTTCCTTTCGATTTGGAAAATTATTCTTATATAGAAAATTTGCCTGATCAAGCCATCCTTAAATTCGGTAAAGTGGACGTTCTGATCAATAATGGAGGGATTAGTCAAAGGTCCTTTGCGCATGAAACCTCCATGTCTACTTACAAGTCTCTCATGAACGTCGACTTTTTCGGAAATATAGCTCTTTCTTTAGCTGTACTTCCTCATTTTCGCGAAAGAAAGCAAGGTTGGATCGTATCCGTTTCCAGCGTGGCTGGAAAGTTTGGAGTCCCGCTTAGAACTGGATACTCGGCCGCAAAATTCGCATTATCCGGATTTTATGAAGCGCTTCGTGCAGAGAACTCCAAAGAAAATCTGAAAGTTCTGTTGGTCTATCCTGGATTTGTACGGACTAAAATTTCAGAAAATGCTTTCTCCGGAAACGGATCCAAACACGGAAAATTAGATCCTGGGATCAGGTCCGGGATCGGAGCGGATGAATGTGCGAGAGAAATCCTTAATTCAATCGCCTTGGGAAAGAATGAGATAGTGATTGCCGGTCCAAAAGAGAAATTCGGGATCTTTCTGCATAAATATTTTCCGAGAGTTTTTGCTTATCAAATATCGAAAGCGAAAGTGGTTTGA
- a CDS encoding fumarylacetoacetate hydrolase family protein, translating to MARNYVLFEKDKQIDWAKLIEGKVYPLGLGNLDTRKFLEFSKKDNSNLGSKSYKLSEVKLLSPISSPCQIICQGANYKQHLIESGLDPDDKSYNLFFTKSDASLTSPVGEVIRPNHVKLLDYEIELGFVFGKSIDSYIEVNSQNISEYVAAIFMANDVSARDIQLPQLQWYKGKSYRTFLPAGPVLAVLEPGDFEILNSLELTLLVNDEVRQHDTISNLVFKPEETITELSNFCNISPGDVLLTGTPSGCALRAPGKMVQKIAGLLSERKKWELFIKGQSKRTQYLQPGDVIHSSIRTADRRIDLGDQFLKVVQGS from the coding sequence ATGGCTAGGAATTACGTACTTTTCGAGAAAGATAAACAAATAGATTGGGCAAAACTCATAGAAGGTAAGGTTTATCCTCTCGGATTAGGGAATTTGGATACGCGCAAATTTTTGGAATTCTCTAAGAAGGATAACTCTAATCTCGGATCGAAGAGTTATAAACTTTCAGAAGTAAAATTGCTTTCTCCGATTTCTTCACCGTGCCAGATCATCTGCCAAGGTGCGAATTATAAACAACATCTGATAGAATCTGGACTTGATCCTGACGATAAGAGTTATAATCTTTTTTTCACCAAATCGGACGCATCCCTGACTTCTCCCGTGGGTGAAGTGATCCGGCCTAATCATGTCAAACTTTTGGATTACGAGATAGAACTCGGTTTTGTTTTCGGAAAATCCATAGATTCTTATATAGAAGTAAATTCCCAAAATATATCAGAGTATGTGGCCGCCATTTTTATGGCGAATGACGTATCTGCAAGAGATATACAACTTCCTCAATTGCAGTGGTATAAGGGAAAATCTTACCGTACGTTTTTACCTGCAGGGCCTGTGCTGGCCGTTTTGGAACCGGGAGATTTTGAGATATTGAATAGTCTGGAGTTGACCTTGCTTGTGAACGATGAAGTCAGGCAGCATGATACTATTTCCAATTTAGTATTCAAGCCGGAGGAGACGATCACTGAACTATCTAACTTTTGTAATATATCTCCTGGAGATGTTTTGTTAACAGGCACTCCTTCCGGATGCGCTCTTAGGGCTCCAGGCAAGATGGTTCAAAAGATCGCTGGACTTCTTTCAGAAAGAAAAAAATGGGAACTTTTCATAAAAGGGCAGAGTAAAAGAACCCAGTATTTACAGCCGGGGGATGTGATTCATTCTTCCATACGAACAGCGGATCGTAGGATTGATCTGGGAGACCAGTTCTTAAAGGTGGTCCAAGGATCGTGA
- a CDS encoding VOC family protein, giving the protein MKQLPSKCPTRSKNPISKARDIAYVRLGRKNPELTAEYYKDFGLSPFELSKERVLFHGFSSDLPCWSLEKADRDFLLGFGLYISSTEEFERLRRMDGAEVWPQGRFGTEHFPTVTIKDPSGLPVDAVLLSSSFTEKETDRKSIHWNCDGKILRKNQPQPWDVGPAKVNRLGHAVFLKQEFLKNAQWYCEVFGMIPSDIQILPGSKEPVIAFLRCDLGEELTDHHTIVIAFGIDDRLEHCAFELKDLDEVAKGREWLLKRGWKPAWGIGRHILGSQIFDYQRDPSGMLVEHYTDGDKFDDAVPVGFHLISRESLYQWGQDMPEDFLDTELSLDKLVELVKGIFSGRKIELRKLIELKKVAERSPRSWIKY; this is encoded by the coding sequence ATGAAACAATTACCTTCCAAATGTCCGACAAGATCGAAGAATCCTATAAGCAAGGCGAGAGATATCGCGTATGTTAGGTTAGGAAGAAAAAATCCGGAATTAACCGCCGAATACTATAAGGATTTTGGGCTCTCTCCCTTTGAATTGTCTAAGGAAAGAGTTTTGTTTCATGGCTTTAGCTCCGATCTACCCTGTTGGTCTTTGGAAAAGGCCGACAGGGACTTTTTACTTGGATTCGGATTGTATATATCTTCGACGGAGGAATTCGAAAGGTTAAGACGTATGGATGGAGCCGAGGTCTGGCCTCAGGGAAGGTTCGGCACCGAGCATTTTCCGACCGTAACGATTAAGGATCCTTCCGGCCTTCCGGTGGATGCAGTATTACTTTCCTCTTCCTTTACAGAAAAGGAGACGGATAGAAAGTCTATACATTGGAATTGTGATGGAAAGATCTTACGAAAAAATCAGCCCCAACCGTGGGATGTAGGACCCGCGAAAGTAAATCGTTTGGGACATGCAGTTTTTTTAAAACAGGAATTTTTAAAGAATGCACAGTGGTATTGCGAAGTATTTGGTATGATCCCTTCCGATATACAGATACTTCCGGGATCCAAGGAGCCTGTGATCGCTTTTTTAAGATGTGATTTGGGAGAAGAGCTCACGGATCATCATACGATAGTGATTGCCTTCGGAATAGACGATAGATTGGAACATTGCGCTTTTGAGTTGAAAGATTTGGACGAAGTAGCTAAAGGAAGGGAATGGCTTTTAAAAAGAGGTTGGAAACCAGCTTGGGGGATCGGAAGGCATATATTAGGAAGTCAGATATTCGATTATCAGAGAGATCCAAGTGGAATGCTCGTGGAACACTATACAGACGGAGATAAATTTGACGATGCCGTTCCAGTAGGATTTCACCTGATCAGTAGGGAAAGTCTGTACCAATGGGGACAAGATATGCCTGAGGATTTTTTAGACACTGAGCTTTCTTTGGATAAGCTGGTTGAACTTGTAAAAGGAATATTTTCAGGAAGGAAAATCGAGTTAAGGAAGCTGATAGAATTGAAAAAGGTCGCAGAACGATCTCCGAGAAGCTGGATTAAATATTAA
- a CDS encoding FAD-dependent monooxygenase produces the protein MEEVEELEKPNVLIVGAGPVGVLTANLLGSEGIPVLLIDQNPGILEIPRAISLDQDALRILQASGLGEEASKIMPSISWVEMISPYVGTLAKINSMGSMDGHPRLVSIYQPDLERLLRKGLERFDHVKLWSECTYLTHIESDSGIIVKVKYNGTTYRISTGFLLGCDGAHSQVREKQGWKLKGSSYKEDWLILDVDDLPNVLDKVEFICDPKRPIAHVPGPGKSQRWEFLLRNGETKEEMEKPEKVAELIRPWGELSSMKVQRKAVYRFQAKTVECMGKGRVFLLGDSAHLTPPFAGQGLVSGMRDSFNLVWKIASVLRKEASKDILSSYNMERRPHAKKMIRLAVFLGSIIMTRSRIAAFFRDLLMKFLSFTPARPYLSDLRLKPDNSFGKGLFLKKDTLRNSSISPGSVFPQAPLRSKDGNWELSDSLLGSHLCLVGYGVHPSRILSQSCIEIWKRMGGMILHISNQQQASEITSNSVEDVTSSFLKFFGGADRFAIVRPDKIVAAVFQGKEADDTVLRFAEIYRGKMP, from the coding sequence ATGGAAGAAGTCGAGGAATTGGAGAAACCAAATGTTTTAATCGTAGGTGCGGGCCCGGTAGGAGTTCTGACCGCGAATCTTTTGGGAAGTGAAGGAATTCCAGTCCTGCTTATAGATCAGAATCCGGGAATTTTGGAAATCCCAAGAGCCATTTCCTTGGACCAAGACGCTTTGAGAATACTCCAAGCTTCCGGGCTAGGTGAAGAGGCTTCTAAAATTATGCCATCCATTTCCTGGGTGGAAATGATCTCCCCTTACGTAGGAACATTAGCTAAGATCAATTCTATGGGATCCATGGACGGACATCCTCGTTTGGTTTCCATTTATCAGCCGGACTTGGAGAGACTTCTAAGAAAGGGCCTGGAAAGATTCGATCATGTAAAGCTTTGGTCAGAATGTACTTATTTAACTCATATAGAGTCGGATTCGGGTATTATCGTAAAAGTCAAATATAACGGAACTACTTATAGAATTTCGACAGGTTTTCTTTTAGGGTGCGACGGTGCTCATAGTCAGGTCCGTGAAAAACAAGGATGGAAACTGAAAGGTTCTTCTTACAAGGAAGATTGGCTGATATTAGATGTAGATGATTTGCCTAACGTTCTAGATAAGGTTGAATTTATCTGCGATCCCAAAAGGCCTATCGCACATGTCCCAGGTCCCGGAAAATCCCAACGCTGGGAGTTTCTTCTTAGGAACGGAGAGACCAAGGAGGAGATGGAGAAGCCGGAAAAGGTTGCAGAACTCATTCGCCCTTGGGGAGAACTCTCTTCCATGAAGGTCCAGAGAAAAGCCGTATATAGATTCCAAGCAAAGACAGTGGAATGTATGGGTAAGGGGAGAGTATTCTTGCTGGGAGATTCTGCTCATTTAACTCCTCCTTTTGCGGGACAGGGCTTAGTGAGTGGTATGAGGGATTCCTTCAATCTTGTCTGGAAGATCGCATCCGTTTTACGTAAAGAAGCTTCTAAAGATATACTTTCCAGTTATAACATGGAGAGAAGGCCACATGCAAAAAAGATGATACGTTTGGCTGTTTTTTTGGGTTCGATCATCATGACCAGAAGTAGGATCGCAGCTTTTTTCCGGGACTTATTGATGAAGTTCCTATCTTTTACTCCTGCTCGTCCTTATTTATCGGATCTGAGATTAAAACCGGATAATTCTTTCGGTAAAGGTCTATTCTTAAAGAAGGATACATTAAGGAATTCTTCTATTTCTCCCGGATCAGTTTTTCCTCAAGCACCTCTCCGATCGAAGGACGGGAATTGGGAATTGTCCGATTCTTTACTAGGCTCTCATCTCTGTCTAGTCGGTTACGGAGTTCATCCTTCCCGGATACTAAGCCAATCTTGCATTGAGATTTGGAAAAGAATGGGAGGAATGATATTACATATTTCGAATCAACAACAGGCATCCGAGATTACCTCTAATTCCGTCGAAGATGTTACTTCTTCTTTTTTGAAATTTTTCGGCGGAGCGGATCGATTCGCGATCGTTCGTCCGGATAAGATTGTAGCTGCAGTCTTTCAGGGAAAGGAAGCGGATGATACCGTTTTAAGATTTGCGGAAATCTATCGAGGAAAAATGCCATGA
- a CDS encoding TetR/AcrR family transcriptional regulator: MTSPPKKLPPKRERTRVQILKAALKLFARKDAGEASISDVIAEAEIANGTFYNHFKTKEELLEASSLAMIESLASEVETIMGDLDDPAERMALAGIYFFKKARMDSNWAWALIRIAAVTPRMSDMLLSYPLRDLQKGVTSGKFTIESTETALGLFVGSLHYGIRNILEGRAKNKLHDREMMTLVLRSFGVDIEIAKNLASKGFERAWKED, translated from the coding sequence ATGACCTCGCCACCCAAGAAACTACCCCCGAAAAGAGAGAGAACTCGGGTCCAAATCCTGAAAGCTGCTCTCAAACTTTTCGCAAGAAAAGATGCAGGAGAAGCGTCAATCTCGGATGTGATTGCGGAAGCTGAAATTGCAAACGGAACCTTTTATAATCATTTCAAAACCAAGGAGGAACTTTTAGAAGCTTCCTCCTTGGCTATGATAGAATCTCTCGCCTCCGAAGTGGAAACCATTATGGGAGATCTGGATGATCCTGCGGAAAGAATGGCGTTGGCGGGAATTTACTTCTTTAAAAAAGCAAGAATGGATTCGAATTGGGCCTGGGCACTTATCCGAATTGCAGCTGTAACACCTAGGATGAGCGACATGCTTTTAAGTTATCCATTGAGAGATCTGCAAAAAGGTGTCACATCTGGAAAATTCACCATCGAATCTACAGAAACCGCACTCGGACTTTTTGTGGGTTCCTTACATTATGGGATCCGGAACATATTAGAAGGAAGGGCAAAGAATAAATTACACGATAGAGAAATGATGACCCTTGTGCTTAGAAGTTTTGGAGTAGATATCGAGATTGCGAAAAATCTAGCTTCCAAAGGTTTCGAAAGAGCCTGGAAAGAAGACTGA
- a CDS encoding rod-binding protein gives MMIDKIQDYRSKLDLSERPEVQRLLREEKNVKPGQTFPDQLREEFNNTLSGKVSSSEVKMPHNIKEEISADPYRKKLYDASVEFESIFVKMMLKEMKSTVHKSGLIDGGYAEEIFEDMLYDEYSKNLSANSSLGLAEQIYQSLSSNLPPISKLDSKV, from the coding sequence ATAATGATAGATAAAATCCAAGACTATCGATCTAAATTGGATCTTTCCGAAAGACCGGAAGTGCAAAGACTTTTACGAGAAGAGAAGAATGTAAAGCCAGGCCAAACTTTTCCGGACCAATTGAGAGAAGAATTTAATAATACTCTATCCGGAAAGGTTTCCTCTTCCGAGGTAAAAATGCCTCATAATATCAAAGAAGAGATTTCCGCCGATCCATATCGCAAGAAATTATACGATGCATCCGTAGAATTCGAATCCATCTTCGTAAAGATGATGTTGAAAGAAATGAAATCGACAGTTCATAAGTCTGGACTGATAGACGGTGGATACGCGGAAGAAATTTTCGAAGATATGCTCTATGACGAATATTCTAAGAATCTATCTGCGAATTCCTCTTTGGGACTTGCAGAGCAGATCTATCAATCTTTGTCTTCTAATCTTCCACCAATCTCTAAGTTAGATTCAAAAGTTTAA
- a CDS encoding flagellar basal body P-ring protein FlgI, with protein sequence MKKAILLFIIFSLSLFGAEVRLKDLAKIEGIRDNQITGYGIVVGLPGTGDSKTPMTTESMKNYLKNLGVDANLKPEQTKNIASVLITANIPSYARKGDRLDVTVSSIGDAKSLEGGVLLQSPLKTANDKIYAVASGVISFGGKENSAGGLGRASKKTVGIVHAGAIVETELKEDFFSNQRVVIRLNSQDFSLMNNVVNRIKETVPEKFGLKAESIQALTPSEIVIEVGAGFSAKSPGLLNLLSDLENITVESNPRAKVVINERSGVIVMGGNITIDEVAVARSGLSLSVADKNRRPTRLSGEKPPTKESFVIEEATQVSDVVEALNKVGASTKDIIAILEALKAAGALHAELEIQ encoded by the coding sequence ATGAAAAAAGCAATTTTACTTTTTATAATATTCTCCTTATCTCTTTTTGGAGCGGAAGTTCGTCTCAAAGATCTGGCCAAAATAGAAGGGATCAGAGATAACCAGATCACAGGTTATGGGATCGTGGTTGGACTTCCTGGTACTGGGGACTCTAAAACTCCAATGACCACTGAGAGTATGAAAAATTATCTCAAGAACCTGGGAGTGGATGCAAATCTAAAGCCTGAGCAGACTAAAAATATCGCTTCCGTATTAATTACCGCTAATATTCCTTCTTATGCTCGTAAGGGAGATAGATTGGATGTGACCGTTTCTTCTATAGGGGACGCAAAGTCTTTGGAAGGAGGAGTACTTCTTCAATCTCCTTTAAAGACTGCGAACGATAAAATTTACGCTGTGGCAAGCGGAGTTATCTCTTTCGGCGGAAAAGAGAATAGTGCAGGTGGCTTAGGTAGAGCTTCCAAAAAGACCGTAGGAATTGTCCACGCAGGTGCAATCGTGGAAACGGAACTAAAAGAAGATTTCTTTTCCAACCAAAGAGTTGTCATTCGATTGAATAGCCAAGACTTCTCTTTGATGAATAATGTAGTCAATCGTATCAAAGAAACTGTTCCTGAAAAATTCGGACTAAAAGCGGAGTCCATCCAGGCATTAACACCCTCCGAGATAGTGATCGAAGTCGGTGCCGGGTTTTCCGCAAAGTCTCCGGGACTTCTTAACCTTCTTTCCGATCTGGAAAACATCACTGTAGAGTCGAATCCAAGAGCAAAAGTAGTTATCAATGAAAGATCCGGTGTAATCGTGATGGGCGGAAATATCACCATTGATGAAGTCGCAGTCGCTAGATCGGGCCTAAGTCTTTCCGTTGCGGATAAGAACAGAAGACCTACCAGACTTAGCGGAGAAAAACCTCCAACAAAAGAATCTTTCGTGATAGAGGAGGCAACTCAGGTCTCCGACGTGGTGGAAGCGTTGAATAAAGTAGGAGCTTCCACAAAAGATATCATCGCAATTTTAGAGGCATTGAAGGCGGCAGGTGCACTTCATGCGGAATTGGAGATACAATAA
- a CDS encoding flagellar basal body L-ring protein FlgH, which translates to MIRSLKFLLPILFLSGMIALFAQDLSQWQDKNPYSRSQNLRVGSTIFVKLKEGFTAEFEIESTADENITIKAVPDKKVIPENPTYNTDRTIVRKNKGKIKSLGKLKGNLTAVVTAVDANTGLLTLQGQRSSTYNGEPSQVLLTGRLSPDFIARDNSVDADRIADLQIQFTGRIEPKNLQPPITLKTINNPDGTVTVKAELSEEEKQRYILEQLNRLLGESR; encoded by the coding sequence ATGATCCGAAGCTTGAAATTCTTACTTCCAATTCTATTTTTATCAGGAATGATCGCGCTCTTTGCTCAGGATCTTTCCCAATGGCAGGATAAAAATCCTTACTCAAGAAGCCAGAATCTAAGAGTGGGATCCACTATATTCGTAAAATTGAAAGAAGGTTTTACGGCAGAGTTCGAGATAGAATCCACTGCGGATGAGAATATCACGATCAAAGCTGTGCCTGATAAAAAAGTGATCCCTGAAAATCCTACCTATAATACGGATCGCACGATCGTTCGTAAGAACAAAGGAAAGATCAAATCTCTTGGAAAGCTGAAAGGAAATCTCACTGCAGTAGTTACCGCAGTGGATGCGAATACCGGACTTTTGACATTACAAGGTCAACGATCTTCTACTTATAATGGGGAGCCTTCTCAAGTTCTTTTAACCGGAAGATTGTCTCCAGACTTTATTGCCAGAGATAATTCAGTGGATGCGGACCGGATCGCAGATCTTCAGATCCAATTTACAGGAAGAATCGAACCTAAAAATTTACAACCTCCTATTACTTTAAAAACGATCAATAATCCTGATGGAACTGTAACAGTCAAAGCGGAACTTTCGGAAGAAGAAAAACAAAGATATATTCTGGAACAGTTGAACCGCCTATTGGGAGAGTCCAGATGA
- the flgA gene encoding flagellar basal body P-ring formation chaperone FlgA → MNFRFIILFCILTGLFVSGSEKVEGMEAVYLRGKLLTQKKEVLLSEIAKLPDGMKDKIILKNLNAPVLIRPENLREVLAGVPVSGKETLVLPLDSELDPEDLQESLKKEVSKLPQDKEGDFRISYLSGDRLVPSQGVELKWAGLPQVIHPGQIVASLDFYFENRKVHTQRIKFKLERRTNALFAKKEIRKGQKLQVEDLEERTVYMEESFTDGISDKDIGSTALKDLQTGELLRKKQFRFLFDVQRGGDVNLVFTKGNLVVKSKTKALSSGNIGEIVDVSSHSKEGKISARVVEKGTVLLEN, encoded by the coding sequence ATGAATTTCCGCTTCATTATCCTATTCTGCATTCTAACCGGGCTTTTTGTGTCCGGTTCGGAAAAGGTAGAAGGTATGGAAGCGGTTTATCTTCGCGGAAAACTTCTTACCCAAAAAAAAGAAGTGCTACTCTCTGAGATCGCTAAACTTCCGGACGGGATGAAGGATAAGATTATATTAAAAAATCTGAATGCACCTGTGCTGATCCGTCCTGAAAATTTGAGAGAAGTGTTGGCAGGTGTTCCTGTTTCCGGGAAAGAAACTTTAGTTTTACCTTTAGATTCAGAATTGGATCCGGAAGATTTGCAAGAAAGTCTGAAAAAGGAAGTTTCTAAACTTCCCCAAGACAAAGAAGGAGATTTCAGAATTTCCTATTTGAGCGGGGATAGACTTGTTCCGAGCCAAGGTGTGGAACTGAAATGGGCAGGACTTCCTCAGGTAATCCATCCGGGACAAATTGTTGCTTCTTTGGATTTTTATTTCGAAAATAGAAAGGTCCATACGCAAAGGATCAAATTTAAGTTGGAGAGAAGAACGAACGCGCTCTTCGCCAAAAAAGAGATCCGCAAAGGACAAAAACTTCAGGTAGAAGATCTGGAAGAAAGAACTGTTTACATGGAAGAATCTTTTACAGACGGGATTTCCGATAAGGATATAGGCTCTACTGCACTTAAGGATTTGCAAACTGGGGAACTTCTCCGCAAAAAACAATTTAGGTTCTTATTTGACGTACAAAGAGGCGGGGATGTGAATCTTGTTTTTACCAAGGGGAACCTGGTGGTAAAATCAAAGACAAAAGCATTAAGTTCCGGTAATATAGGGGAGATCGTGGACGTTTCTTCTCATTCCAAAGAAGGAAAAATTTCCGCGAGAGTGGTGGAGAAGGGCACAGTCCTTTTAGAGAATTGA